The Danio aesculapii chromosome 8, fDanAes4.1, whole genome shotgun sequence genome window below encodes:
- the rassf11 gene encoding ras association domain-containing protein 8 yields the protein MEVKVYVEGVQRIVCGVTKKTTCQEVVIALARALGRTGRYTLREKFKDYERNMSPDECLLESLEKYGEQGKEVQLTLKHIGPSQGEETNQPKAQMRRVEGTGRVRRGSGAIATLHRQSLPPLSRLCLHPEPPTEEPKRPKRKSLTLMEEAWGWLENLGRGGKQQSGRDKGKDKEGNKGNGHSDNTSLKPTKSSLACGTPQTRDRKDKNRVTPHQPLISCLGNRGRCCDERTVQKGAEEDLKTTNEVVPLVKKSLVTESEETVALRRLVVQQQTSLQELKLKIESTEQLIFEFEHQQAAKDISELPSDEEEQLKFWINELKAEEVFEKDLQNQFFEIKVAAAECKATLEEYKQKLQTMDLRSLQKQTGHDKTPGEISQGDAPKSVQTIVKETETSAKGSHENDGTKRVVTTLESKLPYVFVSANHLSYPSQCGPADLREWWTRWSQSQSQTSVVKPKTVHRSEITIQLGSTRV from the coding sequence GTCGCACTGGTAGATATACCCTACGAGAAAAATTCAAAGATTATGAGCGTAACATGTCTCCAGATGAATGTCTACTGGAGTCCCTGGAGAAATATGGAGAGCAAGGGAAGGAGGTGCAGCTCACTTTGAAGCATATCGGTCCATCGCAAGGGGAAGAAACCAACCAGCCCAAAGCCCAAATGAGGCGAGTGGAGGGTACAGGGAGGGTGAGAAGAGGCAGTGGTGCAATCGCAACCCTACACCGCCAGAGCCTCCCACCACTGTCCCGTCTCTGCCTCCACCCTGAGCCACCCACCGAGGAACCAAAGAGACCCAAGAGGAAGTCGCTGACTCTAATGGAGGAAGCGTGGGGTTGGCTTGAAAACCTGGGTAGAGGCGGGAAACAGCAATCAGGACGAGATAAGGGAAAAGACAAGGAGGGCAATAAAGGAAATGGGCATTCAGATAACACATCTCTAAAACCAACCAAAAGCTCTCTAGCCTGTGGGACACCACAGACCAGGGACAGAAAAGACAAAAATAGAGTCACGCCACATCAGCCTTTGATCAGTTGTCTTGGGAATCGAGGGAGATGTTGTGATGAGAGAACTGTACAGAAAGGTGCAGAGGAAGATCTGAAAACCACCAATGAAGTAGTTCCTCTGGTCAAGAAAAGCCTCGTAACTGAAAGTGAGGAGACTGTAGCGTTAAGGAGACTAGTCGTCCAACAACAAACCAGTCTGCAAGAACTAAAGCTGAAAATAGAGTCAACAGAGCAGTTGATTTTTGAGTTTGAGCACCAGCAAGCTGCCAAGGACATCTCAGAGTTACCATCAGATGAAGAAGAACAGCTCAAGTTCTGGATCAATGAGCTCAAGGCTGAAGAAGTCTTTGAGAAAGACCTCCAGAATCAGTTCTTTGAGATTAAAGTAGCAGCTGCTGAATGCAAAGCTACACTGGAGGAGTACAAACAGAAACTGCAGACGATGGACCTGAGAAGCCTTCAGAAGCAAACAGGCCATGACAAAACACCTGGAGAGATCAGCCAAGGAGATGCTCCAAAATCAGTCCAAACAATTGTTAAAGAAACAGAGACCTCAGCAAAAGGGTCACATGAAAATGATGGAACAAAAAGGGTCGTCACAACGCTGGAGTCTAAACTCccgtatgtgtttgtttcagcAAACCATTTATCATATCCTTCTCAATGCGGTCCTGCTGACCTGAGGGAATGGTGGACACGGTGGTCTCAGAGCCAGAGTCAAACATCAGTGGTCAAACCCAAAACAGTGCATCGCTCTGAAATCACCATACAGCTGGGAAGCACCAGGGTTTAA